DNA sequence from the Nicotiana tomentosiformis chromosome 3, ASM39032v3, whole genome shotgun sequence genome:
ATTTTCACATTACTCTCCTTCTCATTCCTTATTACAGAGCCAAGGCGATCACCATCAATTTCGTCCCGTTGAGGACTTTTCTAACATTTGGTCTCCATTATTTCCCAAAACCATCGCATCTTCATCCTCAACTTCTAATGGTTCTTCATCATCCAAATTGTGGTAGAATGAGTCAAACGAAACCACTGAAGAAGGAAAAACAACAAGTTCACAGGTGTGATTGTATGTTAAATCAGTAGTTACCTTGGTGCCAGTGCCTCAATGCTCGATTTGAGCAAGTAATCAGACTCTCTCGTAGTCAATGAAGTTGTAGAATCTCTGCTGATTTAATCATTATGGGAATCCGAATAAGTGTCACTCCATCGACGATAGGCTTCGCAATCACTCCGAAATTGCTCGGACCGACGAATGTTCTCTCGCAACAACGAAAGTATCTCTGCAATAATAGCCTGCTCAATAGTGATTATGTTGGGCTCTGTTGAGATTGGCTGCTCACTTTCCCACTCTCTGAAACATGTAGGGATTTTGTAGATAAGAGTAGTTCTACGAATTCGTCTGACCGTCTTGTTACTAGATAACCTAGTAGTAGCAGGTTGGCGGCCAAGTTcatacttgagcttcttcctctaaGCTTTCTTCTTCCTACCACTGGCACGCCTTTTGTGCAGAGGATCTGTTGAAACGCCCATGGCTGCTGAGATACGCTCAAAGCCATAGGGATTTGGGTGGAAACTGAGATGTGCATTGTAGTAGTGATATGCGTTGTAGTTCCGACGTCACACTATAGAAATCAAAGCCGTATGGATACTGCAGCGAATGATAGTAATATTGTCCGATAATCACGGCGGAATCGGGGCCGAGAAACGTCGGAAAcaagagaaagagaaaaataattaaaagataaaaattgaGATTTTACAAAGTAACGTCCCTAAATACTACACGTGTCCAACCCTCAGCTTGCGGAGGACTTCATTGAAAATATGATGGACTAGGGACTAAATAACAAAGGCTAATAATAGAGATATATGTCTAAATTTGGACTCATTCTCATTTGGACTTCCAACTGAGCCGGCCCAATATTAAAGACATCCACGTCTTACTTGGACCGTGACATGCCGATTTTTTagttcctatacactatttgaaactttgtTACGAAAAATATTTATGTTTTTGAATTTACCCGATCTAAATACagttttgctataaaatatatacaTTTGTTTAAACTAGAATTATTTATGCGATAGTCTTTCCTATTTAGACGCGGGATTTTGGGATCACTTAGAGATTTTACTGACGCAATCATCGCACCAATTATGAATGTAACATATTTGTAGAATCCTTCTATTACGCAGATTTTAACTGGTTATCATCGCACCATAATCAAGGCAACATATCTGTAGTATCCTTCTATTCTCTGGTTTCCTTTGGTTTTCCATAAACAAAGGTTTTGAACAAAACAATTGTAAATAATTagctacaattgaattgaatttcgCGACATAATATCAAAATTAGCGATTATGCTTTAGCTCAATGGTCGGTGGGATAGCGTTGGGAGATACAAAGACTTTGATGTTGATGGAATTGTAATCAATGACGATTCAAATTATAGTCAATTGAATTCCGTAATTGCAGAGCATCTAATGATCGATACCTCCGCAAAAATCATCGAAATCAAATACACTATCAATGAACATTGTCCTACAATGAAAATTAAGAGCGATATGGGAGTTCGAGTGTATATGGAGacgaaaaagtaaaataaaaacttAGGAATGTATTCGTTGTGTATAACAATGCGTGATTTCGATTTAGAATGCAGTATGTTGAATGCGAGCACAATTGCAGGTTTGCTCTATTTTTTCAGTGctgatatttttttaatttcaagtattttataattttactacAAATTATCTATAATTTTACTACATAACAAATATAGTTCAACTGTTATGTCTCTACAAGCATTCTGTCAAATACTGAACACATGAATATACATAGGTCTGAATTACTATACTTTTAATTGAGTGCAGGTTCTTCTGATTATCGTAATACTAACGTGGTACAATTTTCAAGCAATTGTAACACAATTGAAGAAGTATCTGGAACAGTGAAGTTGATTTATATGCAAACATCTCCGGCAATTGTGGAATATGAAATTATCATCATAACAGAACATACACCAAATGTAATTGAAGTAGGCCAAGTTTACCAAGACAAGCAAACAATTGTCAGTGCAATGAAGCACTATTCTGTCATGAATAAATTTCAATTTAGGGTGAAAAGGTCTAGTAAAAGAAGGTAGGAATATTTTATTTGTCAAATTCATAATGTGTATAAGTTGTAGTttttttgtatataaattgtttaAGATAAGTTTTTGTGCATAAATAGCCTCATATTTTATAGCTACAATTTGCATACCATTTTTTGAATTGTTTTTATTCTATAGCTATTGCCTCGTATGTATTGGGGACAATTTTACGTGGCACTTCAGGTCCACCGGCATAAATGAATCAGCATTGTTCAAGGCTCGAAAATTCAACAGCTTGCACACATGCTCTTTGATGGACAACACATACATACAATGCAAACCTACTGCCAAGGTAGTtggcagcatggtgatgccaaaataTGCGGATCCTAAGACAATATACACACCAAAAGACATACAAACTGACATGTTGTCGGATCATGGTGTGAACTTAACATACATGAAAGCTTGGAGAGCAAAGGAAAAGGCTTTGAAATTTTTGAGAGGTCATCCTGCTGATTCCTATAGTCGTTTGGCAAGTTATTTGTATATTCTGGAGAAGACTTATCCGGGGTCGGTAGTGAAATTGCAGAAAACTAAAGATGGCTATTTCTTGTATGCATTTGTTGCACTTAGTACGTCCATCAACGGTTGGAAGCATTGTAGGCGAGTTGTAGTAGTTGATGGCACTTTATTGAAATTGGCATAGAGGGGAATCATGCTAACAGCTAGCACAATGGATGCATCAGGTAATGTAgattaattgtaaaaatattgtTATAAAGTTGTGTTTTGAGATTGTATTTTTTATATTCTCAAGTTTTTATTACaaaaattgaatttctttttgtcaCATGTGTGATAGGTAGCATATTACCACTAGCATACACCGTTGTTGATTCAGAAAAAGACGCATCATGGAGGTGGTTTTTTGAGCAATTCAAACATGCATATGGTGAAAAACTAAATATGTGTGTTATTTCAGACCGGAATGAGAGTATCTTGAAGGCAACATCTACTGTTTATATCGGCATGCCACATTATGCTTGCATGTGGCATATTTGGACAAATGTGAGGTCAAAGTTCAAGAATGGTCATCTAAAGTTAAGCGAATTGTACTTTGCCCACGATCATACACGCTTGATGAATTTAATGAACGAATATTAAAGATTGAAGATATCGACACACGTGTTAAAGTATACATATATGATATTAGCTATCACATATGGTCTCGGGTATATGCTATGGTAAACAGAACGTGGACGATGATATCAAACATTGCATAGTCATTTAATGCGGTAACCAAATATGCAAGAGAGCTGCCTGTAGTAGAACTATTAGAGTACATGAGGACTCTTCTTGAACGTTGGACTAATGAAAAGTTATTGAATGCAAAGGGTACGTTCACATACCTTGAgaaaaaatacaacaaagagtTGGAGGACAACATGACATTATCGCAGAAGGTGAGAGTAAGTTATAGCCAATAACATCAGATCATTGATTCCATCAAACTAAATATATACTGTTAATTGTAGAAAAGTTGTTGTATAATTATAGTTATTTTGTTTTGTATCTGTTGCTGACAACTTGTTGTGTTTTTGTAATAAAATTATAGGTGAGGGCTTTAACAGATTACATCTATATTGTGATAGATGGTGTGAAGCGCTTCATTGTTTTCCTTCAAAACAAATGATATAGTTGTGGACAATTCCAGCTTAATGAACTCCTTTGTGCACATGCTTTGGCGGCTTTGAAGCACATGAACGATTCTTATGAAAACTATTGTTCTTCTTATTACAAGAGGAAGAGCCTTCTGCAGACTTATGAAATACCAGTAGACCCACTGCCAGACGAAAGCAAATGGAATGTGCCACAACATATAGCTGAAGAAGTTGTAAAGCTACCTACCGGGAAAATGCAGCCAGGGAGACCTAAAAACAAAGATACAAACCATATGATGAAGTAAATGCAAAAAGTGCAAGGTTTCATATGACAACTGCGGAGTAGAAGGGcataacaaaagatcttgtaggaaTGTtccaaaaaagaaacaaaaattgaTACAGTATAAAGCATTTTTTTTACTGAGTACTGTTGATGATAATTTGTCCTTTAAGACATATGAAGTTGTATTTGTTCTGTTCTGGAGAATTATAGTTGTGGTGTAAACGTGTTGCTAATTTGAATAAAGATTATCTCATATAATGAATGTTTGCTAAACAGATTTCAACTCTTAATGCAATTGGTTTGTAGTTGTTTTGTTCAAATACTGTGTTTATTTATTACTTCCAGCATTTCCTAACAATACTGCTAAATTGAATAGATTATGTATTTTTGTATAGTAGTTGTAGAAATAATTGTAGTTATATTGTAAAGAAATTATATAGTACCAATATCGAGATCAAATACTAACaactttcaaccaaaaaaaaaagccACAGATGTTTTCTATTCTATGTAGTAGAATTCTGGacaaaataataaaacaaaagGTAAAACAACTATAGCACAAATCTGCTACAAATAAATTGCAGCTGACTCCTTCTTAATAAATAATTtgtctacaactttactacaatccAGCTACATCTAAACACTTTAACTACAATTTTTCTACTAAAAAGGGTAACTAATCCTTCTTTTTCCGGACTTGTGTTCTCTCGATCACAGCTGGTGCACCTTTTCTTTTTGCTAATCTGCCAGTCACCTCACTTTTACTAATTGCACCAAGCTCTTGCTTTTTCCTAGCATAATTCCAAAGGAGCGCTCCATAGTGTCGACGGTGTTGATCAATTTCAGAAAGGTCTTCCTTTGAAATCGATAACTCTCCAATGCTGACATATTGTGCAAATGCCGCCACGTGTACACCACAGTCAGTGCAAAAAATAATAGGGAAAAGTTTTAGCACTCAATGTAAAATATAATTAGTTAAATAGATAGAATGGAAGCAGCACATACAATGATCCTTCTTTTTGCTGGGGTATCTCACCGACCAACCATTGAATGTCAAGAGAGCCAGTAACACCTTTTTCAATGTATGCCTTTGTATTCTGGTAGTTGATGTCTGGACGCTTTCCATAGAAGCCGgtgcatgacaaatagaggaggGGGGTCATAATAGCAAACTTGtcgacaacagattcaacaagttTGTGATTTCCTGAAGAAACCATATAATCATAAACATATAGAACCCCATCGGTGATGTCAAACACAGCCAACAGCCAATGAAATTTCtccataatatttattttcatAATCACAAAATCAACTTTGTCCCATGCAACATTTTCAAGTAATCGGTACCCCAATATGTATTCTTTTACGATGTCCTGGGGTTTGACAACATCAAGCTTCTTATCGGCAAGAGCATTAATGTACCTCTCATAAATTTGTTTAATTCTAGTCTTGAACATACAATCAGTGGTTGTAAACCGTGTTTTGTTTGCAGGACCATACTTGCTCTCTTcctcaaatagtataaaataacatcaatgtgcTGAAAAAAAAACATATTTCATTATTTCTTAATGCTTCTTAAAATTTAACTAtaattttcaaacaaaaaatcTACATATTTCTAAAATAACAGAATACTACAGCTAATCATTAAATTCTGCCAGGGTATGTGTGTACCATGTTGTTGAGTACTTATCCGGGATGTGCCAAAGTATAAAATCAGTCCTTTTATCAACTTTCTCTACTCCCAGATCAAACCACGGGTTGAGCTGGTTATCTTTTAAAGTATAAGGTGCCTTCCTCCTATTTAGAGACATAGAAAGTACAATTATTATGTAGTTTCAGTTTGAAATTCATAAATTGTATGCACTCTATAATatgaaaaaaattatataatCTAACCTCTTTGAAACCGTGTCGGTACCTAAATATAACCACTTATTGAATTCTTCCAACAAGTCAGGATCAACATCGTCGCCAATAACCCCAGTAAATAGATGCTTGATGTTGAAAATTGTAGGAGGTCCAACAGAAGTGCTTCCCCTAGAACTGAAATAAGTGAGAAAGGGGTATCTGACATGCCTTTCAGGAACCCTTGTTCTTTGATGCACAGGGGTTGTTTCATCTTCATTTACCTCTCCGAACTTAACAATCTGTGAGAAATTCTCTGgaaactcaaaatcatcaagtgttactGCCCTTTTTCCAGACCTGGAGTCATTGTCTGAATCACCTACATTAATGTAGTCGGCTGGTTCACCtacaatatttaaaataaaagaacaaCATTGTATGTTGGTTGCAATAGTTCTTTTGGGAAAACTAAAACTTATATGAAAGTTGTTGTTTTTTTCCCACAATTATATTGTAACATATAATACCAGTGAAATCTTCGTTGCAATCGTTTCCTTGTTGTATATCATTTGCTTGTTGAATGGGAGATTGAAAAGACATAGTCTCCTTCTCTTCATTTAAATGCTCTCCTTGTATGCCAAGTTTTGCATCCTGTTTTAGAGAGTCCACATGCATTGTTTCCTTCACTGTTACAATAAATATGTACAACTTAATAAAATTGTAGATTATTTGTAATAAACAGAAACTACACTATAGATAAATTGTAGTTAATTTGTTTTGGAGAGTCCACATGTATTGTTTCTTTCTTTGTTACAATAAATGTGTATAACTTAATAAATTGTAGATCATTTGTAATAAACAGAAACTACACTGTATACAAattgtaatttaattatatttaatttgtttaaatatTGTCCTGTAACTCAGATGTAATATGTATTGTTATGTAGATAAAATGTACTAAATCATACCTGCAGTTTTTTTCTCCAATGCCCCTTGAAATTGGGAAGATAAGTCAACACCTATAGGAATATTCTCCTCATTTTGAATGTCAGACATGTGCCATATATCTAAGAGAACAATTGAAAATATAATGTACATTATTTGTTGGTAAAATTAAGCTATATGTAGATATATTGtagatataatataaatataatgtaGATTAGTTATCATAAAATTGTGTTATAATTGTTAAAATACCTGTTTTACTGCTGCTGGCCAACACTGGTTTAGTACTACTGCCCGGATTCTAttgtttgttcttttctttgtaatGCTCATCATTTTCGTAGAACTACCAGTAAACTACATTGGGAATTTGTTTGGCTATGTACTTTATGAATGCTATTATAAACATAAACATGGTAAAAATTATTGTCCAAAATGAATATATTTCGAATGAAACCTTAGCATCAATTTTCTGTAACACATACTTGATGGAATCATTGAGTAGCAATCGAATGCTACCTAGTTCTTGAAAATCCTAAAGAACAAAAAATTGTTATAATGTATCTGACAATTAGAGgcttacacacacacacacacacacacacacacacacacatatatatatatatatatatatatatatatgtaaagaaGACTAAAAATCAAGAATTAGGTATACCTCTTTCTTGGAGGTTCCAAGGTCTGAACCGACCTACGTAATAATATAGAAAGAGTTAAAGAAATAATTtgcataacataaattaaagaaaccaGTTAGGATTATCTTAAAAGGTTACCTTATCAacatcttttcttaatttttttaattgtttCACAATATCTTTCTTGTCATTTATTTTCATTGCCTTCTTATGTCCAAATGGAGATGGAGATAGAGCATTTGTCCGATGCTCGGCCTTTGTTTTAGTTTCTTCAAGGATGTATTCAACTTTGTCTGGCAAATTCATTCTTGAAAGCTGTTCTGGGGCTCAAGCATGTTGGTGAACTGAGTGATAAAAAATGTGAGGGACCTAGTCATAATATGTATACAATGTGTAGATTATTTGTATTAAATTGTCTGCCCAGAAGTGAAAAATATTTACTTTGATCCATGATAGTTTGATCATTCTCTCTTTCAATGCAGATATCCATATTTTGTCCTTACTGGCTGTCCAATTAAGTATGCGGGGGATCGAAATACCAACCCTTGTAGCTATATCAGTGTTGACTATAGAGAAACACTTATACAACCATATTTGCATAGCGAGTGCAAAATCTCGAATGAGATAAAAATGCACAGAAGGGTTGAGCTTGTGCCTAACGGACTGAAGCAATTGtgtattgtaatgacccaatcggtcattttgagtatttgcacttcaCTCGGTAGTTTACAGACttgaatagctctgtatgatgtattgtgatttgtgtgaatcgtcggttttggttttcaggttattcaggactgatttggaagaatgattttcaactagggagctttaaatttgaaagagttaaccaagtttgactttttagtatttgacctcggattggaattttgatggttctgttagctccgttgggtgattttggacttaggagtgcgtccggattgtgatttggaggtccgtggttgaatttggctcgaaatggcgaaagttaaaattttgaaaagtttgaccgggagttaactttttgatataggagtcggattctgattccaaaagttgaaaaaggtccgtaatgtcgaatatgacttgtgtgcataatttgaggtcaatcggatgtgatttgataggtttcggcatcagttgtggaagtttgaagttttaaagttcattgaattcgaattgaggtgtgattcatcgtttcgatgttgctATGTGTgttttaaggcctcgagtaggttcgtgttatgtcatgggacttgttggtatgttttgacggggtaccgaggggctcgggcgtgtttcagatcatttttcttcattttggtactGCTGTGTTCTGCTGTTTTCTGGTGTCTCAgtccttcatcacgttcgcgtggCAAGCGTCGCGAACGCGTAATGTATTTGGATGTCAGTAGAATTTCTTCACCGCATTTGCGAGTAATGGTCCGCATTCGCATAGTGTTAGGGaaagtcttcttcgcgttcgcctATGATGGATCGCGGACGCGTAGGGTTGAGTTGGGAGCCGGAGCCGGAGgccttcttcatcgcgttcgcatagttgGAGCAGCATTTGCGAATGTATGAGCCAGCCGTGAGTCACGTTCGTGAGGTTTTTACCGCGAACGTGAAGTGTACTATGGTGGCAGattattttgttcatcgcgaacgcgatggtgtTGACGCGTTCGCGTCAGAGGATGTCTTGGCataagtataaagtactctatttcgagggtttcgactatttttacattttggaagctatggggctcggattgaggcgattcttgaagcaatttttaccatataaattggggtaagttttctctactcggttttggttatatttcatgaatctatcttcgtttgtGGTAATgagattgtgaattttaaagaggaaattgggggttttggcctaaagtttcataatgtgaatttttgagttttgaacatcgaattggagtcaaatttgagtgaaactagtatggttggactcgtaattgaatgggttattggattttataaattttgttagctttcgaggtgcgggcccgggttgggtttttggccggttttgggctttttgattcaagatttgatctttttcgatcaggattggttcctttagcattatttgatgtacttgagttgtttttggttagtttcgggccGTTCAGAGGCCGGAACGTGCGGGATTGCAtatttggagcatcgtttggcttgctcggcattggtattggcttgtttgtggtaagtaact
Encoded proteins:
- the LOC138907420 gene encoding uncharacterized protein, whose protein sequence is MDASGSILPLAYTVVDSEKDASWRWFFEQFKHAYGEKLNMCVISDRNESILKATSTVYIGMPHYACMWHIWTNVRSKFKNGHLKLSELELPVVELLEYMRTLLERWTNEKLLNAKGTFTYLEKKYNKELEDNMTLSQKVRALTDYIYIVIDGVKRFILNELLCAHALAALKHMNDSYENYCSSYYKRKSLLQTYEIPVDPLPDESKWNVPQHIAEEVVKLPTGKMQPGRPKNKDTNHMMK
- the LOC104098883 gene encoding uncharacterized protein; the encoded protein is MRDFDLECSMLNASTIAGSSDYRNTNVVQFSSNCNTIEEVSGTVKLIYMQTSPAIVEYEIIIITEHTPNVIEVGQVYQDKQTIVSAMKHYSVMNKFQFRVKRSSKRSYCLVCIGDNFTWHFRSTGINESALFKARKFNSLHTCSLMDNTYIQCKPTAKVVGSMVMPKYADPKTIYTPKDIQTDMLSDHGVNLTYMKAWRAKEKALKFLRGHPADSYSRLASYLYILEKTYPGSVVKLQKTKDGYFLYAFVALSTSINGWKHCRRVVVVDGTLLKLA